DNA from Rhodopirellula islandica:
TGAGCATCTCGGAGCCATCCCGTTTCGCTGCGGAGAATGTGGATTCGCGTTCTTTTTTGGCCCCGTCGCGGCCGTCGGCGGGCTGATTGTGAACGAAGCTCAGGAATTGCTGCTTGTTCGTCGTGCACGCGACCCTGGCAAAGGCCAATGGGGTTTGCCCGGGGGCTTTGTCGATCGAGGCGAGTCCATCGAGGAAGCTCTGCGCCGTGAGGTCATCGAAGAGACTCAGTTGAAAGTGACCGAGTTGACGCTGTTGACGACAGGCCCCAACACTTACACCTACGCCGGCGTGACCGCTGATGTGATCGATTTGTTCTTTGTCTGCAAAGTTCCCACGAACGCTAAGATTCAATTGGAACCCACTGAACTGTCTGAGTTCAAATGGTGTGTGCCTACCAAGCGTGAGCTCAACAACATGGCATTCCCGTCCAATCGAATCGCGGTGGAACAATGGCTCCAAGAAAGAAAACAGGCCTCCAAATGAATTCAGCGATTTCGACCGAGCATTCACCGCGGGCATCCACCCGATCATCGGCGTCTCGCTGGGCAACCGTGTTGATGGCCGGAACGATGTTGATCCTCGCCTTTGCGGCAACCGAAGGATGCACCAACTCATCCGGCAAACCCAAAAGCGGCAAGCTGCAAGTTCTCGCCACCACTGCGATGGTGGGCGACGTCGTCAAAGCGGTCGGTGGTGACGCAATCGAAGTCACCGTGTTGCTCGGTCCGGGCGTCGACCCGCACCTTTACAAGACGACTCGCGATGACGTGGCTCAAATTTTGGATGCCGATGTGGTGTTTTATTCGGGTTTGATGCTCGAGGGAAAAATGTCGGACACCTTTGCGAAGGTCGGGAAATCGAAACCCGTTTTCGCAGTGACAGAGGATTTGGATCACGACAAGCTTTTGTCTGATTCGCAGCAAACCGGCCACCCCGATCCGCACGTTTGGTTCGATGTCGAACTGTGGTCGCTCACCGCCAACCAAGTCGCGGAAGTCCTCGGGGAACAGTTGCCCGAACACCTGGATACGTTTGCGATGAATTCGTCAAACTACCAATCGGATTTGCGAGACCTCGCAGCGGACGCCAAGGCCGCCCTGGCAACGATCCCTGAAGACCAACGAATTCTGATCACCTCGCACGATGCGTTTGGCTACCTTGGCCGCGCTTACGGGATCGAGGTCATGGGTGTGCAGGGAATTTCAACGGACTCAGAAGCCGGGCTGCAACGCATCAACGAACTCGTCGACTTGATCGTTGAGAAACAGGTCCCCGCCGTCTTTGTTGAAACCAGTGTGAATGGGAAAAGCATTCAAGCCTTGATCGATGGCGCCCGTTCTCGTGGGCACGCGGTCAAAATTGGCGGGGAACTGTTTTCTGACGCCGCTGGCGAAGCGGGCACTTACGAGGGCACCTACCCTGGCATGATTGATCACAATGTGACACTGATCACCCGAGCCCTGGGAGGCGAAGCCCCCGAGAATGGATTGCGAGGCAAACTGAGCATGGACGCGGAAACGACAGCCGAGACCTCGAACGTTCCGAATTAGGCACCGTCCCCGTCCAGCCCATCTGTTTTCATCATGAGTTCGTCTGCCATCCCTGTTGAACCTTCCGTTCCAAACGGGTCCGCCTCTTCGGGTGCCGGTGACACGTCGTCGGCCATCGCTTTGAAGGTGGATGATTTGACGGTGGCGTATCACCGCAAACCCGTCATCTGGGACGTTGAACTGGAAATCCCAGCAGGCAACTTGGTCGGCATCGTCGGTCCCAACGGAGCCGGGAAAAGCACGCTGCTCAAAGCGGCCATGGATTTGATCCCACGGGCGTCGGGGCGAGTCGAATTCTTTGGCCAACCGTATTCCAAATCACGCAGCCGAGTGGGCTACGTCCCGCAACGAGAAAGCGTGGACTGGGACTTTCCCGTTGATGCCCTCGATGTTGTGACCATGGGACTGTATCGACAATTGGGTTGGTGCATGCCGGTTCGCAAAAAGCACCGCGACATGGCCCGAGAAGCGCTCGCTCGCGTGGGCATTGCTGACCTCGCTCATCGGCAAATCAGCCAGTTGTCCGGCGGGCAACAACAACGCACTTTCCTGGCGCGAGCTCTCGTGCAGAACGCCGACTTGTATTTGATGGACGAACCGCTGGCTGCGGTCGACGCAGCCACGGAAGCCGCGATCATCGACCTGCTTCGTCAGATGCGAACCGATGGAAAGACCGCGGTTGTGATTCACCACGATTTGCAATCGGTGCCGGATTACTTTGACTACGTCGTGCTGCTGAACATGCGAGTGGTCGCATCAGGCAAAACCGAAGACGTGTTCACCAGTGAAAATTTGCAGAAGACCTACGGTGGCCGATTGACGTTGCTGGACGAAGCCACCGAAGCCATGCGTCGCCGGGAACGGTCGATCTGATGCCCGAGCACCTTTGGCGTGTGATCAGTCTGCAGGATCACAACACACGAGTCGTGATTTTCGGCGCCGCGATGCTGGGGCTCGCTGCCGGGTTGGTGGGTTGCTTCACGCTGCTTCGTCGCCGTGCTTTGGTCGGCGATGCGCTCGCTCACGCGGCGCTTCCCGGAATTGCAATTGCATTTCTGTGGGTCACGGCGATGGGCGGCAATGGGCGTTCGCTGCCGGTCTTGTTGGCTGGGGCCACCGTATCGGGCATGTTTGGGATCGCATCGATTCTGATCATTCGGCGTGGCACTCGCATCAAAGAGGATGCCGCGCTTGGAATTGTCCTCAGCGTCTTCTTTGGACTCGGACTGGAACTGCTGGGGATCGCCCAGCAAATGAAGAACGGGAACAAAGCCGGACTGGAATCGTTCATCTACGGCAAGACCGCGTCGATGGTCGAGAGCGACGCCTGGCTGATCGCAATCGCATCGTTGATTTGTGTTGTGGTTTGCGTGGGGCTGTTGAAAGAGTTCAAGCTGCTGTGTTTCGACGAAGCCTTTGCGGGCTCGCGGGGGTACCCCGTCGTGCTGCTCGATGCGGCTCTGATGAGCGTGGTGGTCGTGATCACGATCATTGGCCTGCAGGCCGTGGGATTGGTGTTGGTGATTGCCTTGCTGGTCATTCCCGCTGCGTCGGCCCGGTTTTGGACCGATCGATTGGTTTGGATGATGGTTCTTTCATCGGCCATTGGCATGATGGGATGCTTGGTGGGAGCAGCCGCCAGCGCCATGCTGCCACGATTGCCCAGCGGCGCGATGATCGTGCTGACGACTGGCATTGGCTTTCTGATCAGTTTTCTCATCGGGGCTCGTCGAGGCTTGTTGATTCGGATGTGGCGTCGTCGGTCGCTCAACGCCAGCATCGATCGACAACACTTGCTGCGTGAACTCTACGAACTGTTTGAAACCGATCCAAATCGGTTGTCGGTTTCGTGGGACGAACTCGTCCAAGCCCGGAGTTGGTCCAGCAAACGCCTTCGAAAGATTCTGGAGCAGGCCTCCAGCGATGGTTGGGTCAGCGAGAACATCACCAAGATGGAATTCGCTTTGACGGAACGAGGGGAATCCGAAGCCCGCCGACTCACACGCCGCCACCGTTTGTGGGAACTGTATTTGATTCATCACGCCGACATCGCACCGCAACGAGTTGACCGCGATGCGGACGCGATTGAGCACGTGCTGGAACCGGAGACGGTGGCTGAGCTCGAATCGTTGCTCAATGCCGAACTAGGGGAGCGCCGGATGCCGACCGACCCGCACGCTTCCTCCGCCGAAGGAGCCAAGGCATGATCGGTTGGGCTGACTCCACGTCATTTTGGACGGTGGAATGGAACTGGGCATTGGACGGATGGATCGTCGCCGCAGGAATGCTTTGTGCCGTGGCATCATCGCTGCTCGGTTGTTTCCTCGTGCTTCGCCGGATGAGTTTGCTGGGCGATGCGATCAGTCACGCGGTGCTGCCCGGTTTGGCCGCCGCATTTTTGATTTCCGGCAGTCGCAGCAGCGGATGGATGTTCCTCGGCGCCGTGATCGTGGGCGTTCTCACTGCACTCTTGTCCGACTGGATTCACGTTCGTGGCGAAGTCGACGAGGGTGCCTCGATGGGCGTGGTGTTCACGACCCTGTTCGCCGCTGGTTTGATCATGATCGTGTTGGCGGCTGATCGGGTCGACCTGGACCCAGGATGCGTTTTGTATGGGGCCATTGAATCGACGCCGCTTGATACTTGGGTCATCCCGATTCCGATTCTCGGTCCCACCGACATTCCCCGAGTCGTGGTCGTGTTGTCGATCGTCACGTTGATCAACGCGGCTTTCGTGGGGCTATTCTTCAAAGAACTGAAGATGGCAACCTTTGACGCTGAACTGGCCACCTCCAGTGGTTTTTCGGCCAAAGCGATTCACTACGTCCTGATGACGTTGGTGGCCGTGACTGCCGTTGCCAGCTTTGAAAGTGTGGGCAATATCCTTGTCGTTGCAATGTTGGTTGTCCCCGCCGCGACGGCGTATTTGTTGACCGATCGATTGGGAGTCATGATTCTGTTGGCCTGCGTGATTGGTGCCGCTTCCGCCTGGGGCGGTCACGTGGCCGCGGTCGAGATTCCGACCTGGTTCGGTTTCCGGAGCACCACCACGGCGGGCATGATGGCAGTCGCCACCGGATTCGCGTTCACACTTGCCGTGGTGGGTTCGCCCCGTCGCGGATTGATCCCCCAGTGGATCCGCAAACAATGGCTGCGTTGGACGATCCTGACGGACGACGTCTTGGCGTTGCTGTACCGCATGGAAGAAAAGACACTGGACGAACGTCCGATCGCGGATGCCATGGCCATGCAGGCCGACCTCAATGCCTGGATGGCGGGTGTCTTGTTGACCAACCGATTCGCGATCAAATCGGCGGTCAAGTATCACGCCTGGCGTGGCCGGATCGAAACCGCTCAGGCGGTTTCGACCACTGCCACCGCCGAAACGGCGAACACGGCCGATCGTTCGAAAGTGCTGGTTCCCAAGTTGACGGGTGTGGGACGATCCGAAGCGGAATCGCTGGTTCGCTCGCACCGGTTGTGGGAACAATACCTGGTCACACAAGTTGACTCGGAAGGCAGCCGGATTCACCAGCAAGCTCACCAGCTTGAGCACTTCACCGATCGCCAACTGCAAGACCAACTCGATCATCAAACCGATTCGCCGGAGAAGGACCCGCACGGCAGCCCCATTCCCTCGGCCAACGATCAACACCCATGAGTGCCAGCTTGGAATCCCATTCTTCTTCGACCGACCAGCATTTCTTCCGCACCAGCGTCCTCACGAAATGGATGCTCGCTGCGGCGTTGTGCCTTCTGACTGCGATCGCTTACTTGCCAGCCATCCAAGGTGGATTCATTTGGGATGATGACGATTATGTCACTGAAAACCCAACCTTGCACACGTTTGATGGACTGGTCGCGATCTGGACCGATCCTTCGGCGACACCCCAGTACTACCCCGTCGTTCACAGTTCATTTTGGATTGAGAATCACCTGTGGGGCCTGAACCCGATGGGCTACCACTTGGTCAATGTGCTGGTCCACTGCATCAGTGCACTGTTGTTGTGGCGAGTCCTCTCGCGGTTCTCCGTTCCGGGAGCCTACGTTGCGGCGCTCCTGTTCGCGGTGCACCCGATGCATGTGGAATCGGTTGCCTGGATCACCGAACGCAAAAATGTTCTGTCGGGGATGTTTACGTTGCTGACCATCCTGTGCTGGCTCAGGTACTGGGACTTCACGAAGTCGGAATCAGATGCCGAAACGACGCCTCGAAACCGGCGTTGGTACGCACTCGCATTGCTGTGTTTCATCGCCGCGTTGTTGAGCAAGACGGTCGCCTCCACCTTGCCCGCCGCGTTGCTGGTGATGATTTGGTGGAAGCGTGGCACGCTCCGGATCAAAGACTTTGTCGCCCTGATTCCGTTCTTCGTGATCGGCATCGGAATGGGGTTGCTCACCGTGTGGTTGGAAAAGGTCCAGGTCGGGGCCAGTGGCATGGACTGGGAATTGTCGCCTTGGCAACGGGTGCTGATTGCCGGACGAGCGCTTTGGTTTTACGCCGGTAAATTGGTTTGGCCGACCGAGCTGATCTTCACCTACCCACGATGGGAGATCGATGTCACCTCATGGTGGCAAAACGCGTTTCCAATCGCAGCGATCGCCGTGATGATCACGCTGTTCGTGATGCGCCATCGCTTGGGGCGCGGCCCCATCGCAGCGGTGTGCTTGTACGCGGGCACCTTGTTTCCTGCCTTGGGGTTCTTCGATGTTTACCCGATGCGGTTCTCCTTCGTTGCCGATCACTTTGCCTACATGGCCAGTGTTCCTCTGATTGCCTTGGTCGTGGGGGTGGTTGCGACTTGGCTGCAAACCAAGGATCAAGACGAGGAAGAATTTGGCTTGGGGCGACACCTGCCTAAATTGATGGCCGCCGGTGCCGCGTTGCTGCTGGCCACGGTTTCGTTTAGCCAAGCGACGATCTACAGCGGATTGGAAGTGCTCTGGCGGGACACGCTGGCCAAGAACCCCAACTCGTTCATGGCTCACAATAACTTGGGCGCGTTGCTCAACCGACGAGGTGACTACCTGGAAGCCGAAACGCATCTGCGTCGTGCCCTGGAGATCAAACCCACGTTTGCCGACTCCGTCATCAACTTGGCCCAAGCCCGTCAAAACCTGGGCGATCTGGAAGAGGCACTTTCGCTCTACACCCGTGCCACGGAACTCAATCCGGGGCTCGCCGAAGCCTACAACGGACTGGGGGCATCGCAAGGAATGATGGGTGACTTCGACGCCGCAGAAGCGTCGCTGAACCATGCCATTGAAATTGACCCCGGCTACGCCAATTCTTACGGGAACTTGGCGACGCTCCGATCCTCACAGGGACGCAACGAGGAGGCCATCGAGTTGTTCCAAACCGCCGTGCAACTGGCTCCTGAAAGACTGGATCATCGAACCAATTTGGCTCGCGTGCTGATGTCGGTCCAACGGTGGGAGGATGCCTCCGCAGTCTGGCAGGGGATCCTGGATCAATCCCCTGAAGACGTCAGCGCGATCTTGAACTTAGGCGTGATTGCAGCGAATCAGCAACGCACCGAAGACGCCATCGGCTACTTCGAACGTGTGCTGGCGATCGTCCCCAATCACCTGAGCGCCACGTACAATATGGGAGCCATGCACGATGCTCTGGGCAACACAGCCGAAGCGGAGCAGTATTTCCGGCGTGCCGAGCGATTGCAGCCATCTGTTCCCTGATGGCCGACCGAAGGAAATGAAAAGGCATTTCGAGTTTGCTGTGTGATTCGAATACAATCGGAGGCGGTTTCACCGCTCCTCTTCGTCGACACGGTTCCAAAATGCATTCGAACTCTTCTATCCCTGTATCGTCGAGCCGAACTCGGATGCACCTGCGGGATGCTTACCGAGGCCTTCTGGGAATTTTTGGGGTCACGCTGGTTTGCTCGGCAATTTCGCCCCTTTCGCTGGTCGCACAGCAGACGCCTGCCAGCCCACGTCCGAATGTGATCATCGTCTACACCGATGACCAAGGTTTCGGCGATGTCAGCAGTTTCAACCCCGAGGCAAAATTCGCGACGCCCAACATGGATCGTCTCGCGAAAGAGGGGATCGCCTTCACCAACGCGCACTCCAGCGACAGCGTTTGCACGCCATCCCGCTACGGATTGCTGACAGGTCGCTACAGTTGGCGGACAACGCTCAAACGAGGTGTGATGAACGCCGAGGGAAAGTGCTTGATCGCCGACGACCGGATGACGTTGGCATCCTTCCTTCGCGATCAAGGCTATCAAACGGGCATGGTCGGCAAATGGCACCTGGGCATGCAGTTCCCCGGCTCACCGAAGGACCGAGATTGGTCCCAACCCGTTCTCGACATGCCGTTGGACAAAGGCTTTGATCACTTCTTTGGCATTCCCGCATCCCTGAACTATGGCGTGTTGGCTTGGTTCGATGGTCGCCACGCCGCGGTTCCTCCCGAATCTTGGACCGGCAAGAAACCGAACAAGCGTCACGTCGACTATCGCATCATGCCTCCCTATGTCGACACTGAGGGCGAAGCACGGGAGCGTTTCAAGAACACGACCATCGAGGTCGCGGACGACTTCATCGACAATCAATGCCTGACTCGGTTCACCGACAAAGCGATCGAGTGGATTTCCGAAGTCACAGCCGCTCCATCCGCAGAAGCATCTTCCGACACCGCACCGTTTCTCCTGTACTTGCCACTGACATCGCCGCACTATCCCGTCTGCCCGCTGCCTGAGTTCTGGGGGCAAGGCGAATGCGGTGGGTATGGTGAGTTTGTCATCGAAACGGATCACCATCTCGGCCGCTTGCTCGACCATTTGGATTCAAACGGTTTGAGCGATAACACGCTCGTGATTTTGACCAGCGACAACGGCCCTGAAAAGTCATGGAAGCAACGCATCGATGACTTTGGTCACCACAGCAACGGTCCTTACCGAGGTGGCAAACGTGATATCTACGAAGGCGGCCACCGAGTTCCCATGCTGGCCCGTTGGCCCGACGGCATTCAGCAACCAGGTCGCACCAGCGATGCGTTGGTCGGACAAGTCGACTTGTTGGCAACCATTGCCGAATTGCTCGGGCAATCCGTGCCGGACCATGCCGCCGAAGACAGCCACAGCTTTGCATCGATCTTGCTCGACCCTTCTTACGAACATCATCGTGTCCCATTGATCAATCACGGGGTGCGAGGCGAGTTCGCCATCACGGCAGGCCACTGGAAGTGGATCGCTCCGAACCGATTCAAAGACCAAGGTGAACTCTACGATCTCGCCACTGATCCCGCGGAATCCAAGGATCTCTCGTCTGATCACCCTCAGATTGCTCGTCGATTGCAAACCGCGCTGACAAAAATCGTGGTCAACGGGCGTAGCACCCCCGGCGATCCTCAACCCAATGACACTGGCTACTGGGACGACCTCCACTGGATCGATCCTTCCGAGTACATCCGCCCCAGTCCCTGATCCTCTTCCCACACGATCCCCATCCCCCAGAGAGACCCTCCATGCATCTCATGATCCCCGTTCCTCGTTGGCTTCCTTTGGTTGCGTTGCTTTGCGCAATGAGCGTCTCGCACGCCGTAGTCGCCAACGATCGCCCCAACTTTTTGGTCATTGTGGTTGACGACCAATCGCCTCTCGATTTGAAGATCTACAACCCCGACTCGCCACTGGAGACGCCCAACATTGATCGCTTGGCAGCGTCCGGAATGGTGTTCGATGGGGCTCATCACATGGGGGCCTGGTCAGGTGCCGTGTGCACCCCTTCGCGGCACATGATCATGACGGGACGCACTGTTTGGCACCTTCCTCAGCGACGTCCGAAGAATGCAAAGCAACGCAACAACAATCAAAGTGTGCGCTACCCAGATGAGAAACTGGCCCCCAAGGACCTGCCTGAATACACCATGGCGGCGATCTTCAATCGGGCCGGGTACGACACGATGCGAACTTGCAAGAGGGGCAACAGTTACGCTGCCGCCAACGAGCAATTCACGGTCGTGCATGATGCAACCAAACGTGGTGGAACAGAGGAATCAGGCAGTGCCTGGCACGGCAAACAAGTGTTGGAATACCTGGATCAACGTGACGCTGCATCGGATGAAGATCCATTCTTGATCTACTTCGGTTTCTCGCATCCACACGACACGCGAGACGGAACACCTGAATTGCTGGCCAAGTATGGAGCGACCAACCACACTGATCGCAAATCATTGCCACCTGCGAATCCCAAGCAACCGCCCCTGCCGCCGAACCATTTGGAAGCTCATCCGTTCCATCACGGGCACCCCAATCTTCGCGATGAAGTCAGTGTCAGTGGCGTGTGGGATCGTCGCGATGAACGGACGATTCGCAACGAACTCGGACGAGAATTTGCCTGCAGCGAAAACATCGACATTCAAATCGGCAAGGTGCTTCACCGCCTCGAGGAGATGGGCGAATTGGACAACACCTACATCGTCTACACATCCGACCACGGCATGGCGATCGGTCGCCACGGTTTGCAAGGCAAGCAAAACCTCTACGAACACACTTGGCGAGTTCCCTTCATCATCCAGGGTCCCGGCATTCCACAGGGAAAGCGTGCGATCGGCAACCTTTACCTCCTCGATTTGCTGCCCACGCTCGTCGACCTCGCCAAGATCGATGGCCCCGAAACTCTGGAGGGAAAATCCCTGCAACCCGTCATCCGAGGCGACCAAGAAGTCCTTCGCGATGTCCTCTACGGCGTCTACTGTGGTGGAACCAAACCGGGCATGCGGAGCGTGAAGAAGGGCGATTGGAAACTGATCAAGTACGACGCGTTGGACGGCAAAGTCCACGAAACGCAGTTGTTCAACTTGGCCGCCAATCCGCTGGAGTACCTGCCCGAACACCAACGTGAATCGGAACTCGAAACGGACCTCGCAGAAAACCCGGCCTACGCTGAGAAACGTCAGGAACTGGAAGCGTTGTTGCTCTCCGAAATGCAGCGACTGGACGACCCGTATCGTCTTTGGGATCAACCCCAAGTCGCGGAAACCAATCCCTGATCCAATTGGTTCGAGCCAACCTCTGGCTCACTTCCGAAAAAACGCGAGTCCGCCGCCGACAATCCAGGCATCGGATTCGCGTCCATCCGTGGTGACCCAGTAGCGTCCAAACCCGGTCAACCGAGCGTGTGGCGTCCACCAAAAGTGGGCGCCCACCTCGGGATAGATCGACGCCATCGTCAGATCGTATTCGGTGTCTTCCTCACCGCGTTCGTCTGTGATTCCATCGTCGTCGTTGTCAACTCCATCGTCGTCCGCCTCGACGGTTTCCCAGTTCATCCCGGCGTAGCCACCGATCCCCACAAAGGGCGCCAATCGGGTTGGGGTTTGCAATCGCAATCCGGTGTCGAGTCCGATCGAAGCTTGGTCCCAGCCCGCAGCGCCGGACACCGACATCCGCTGAGTGAGGTACGAGGTCAAGTAGTTTTCATTCCCCACATCCGCTACAAACCCGGCTCCCGTGCGGGATCGATACGCCGCTCCGGCAGAAACGTAGGTCCCCTCGGCCCCGTTCAGGAACCTGGCATCGCTGGCCTGTTTCACCTTGCCAATCGGGTCGGATTTGGGAGCGCCTTCGGCATACTTCTCAGCGTAATCCGGGTGTTCCATCGCCCATCGCGAGTGCGTGATGCCGGTCGGCAATCGACACCCCAAGGTCACCACCAGGGCGCATCCGGCAACGAGCCACACGATAGGATGGAAGCTTGAATTCAAGAGATCGTCATCATTGATTTCGTTCGGACGATGGTCACTGGCCCGGTTCACCCTCGGCGATATCAAATCGTCACCCCCCAACACAAGCGGAGTCATGTGGCATAGGCTTCCGGCCTGTGAGGAAGGTGATGACCTAGCGCGACTCACAGGCTGGAAGCCTATGCCACTCTTTGTTCCCGTTCCATTCCAACATGCTGACCATGAGCCACACTTTTCACCTCTCGCCTCGAGTTCTTTTCTCGATCTTCGCGCTCACGCTGTCGTGGCTTGCGATCCATCCAGTGCATGCACAACAGCCCAGCATTGATCACTCGGCCCGACATGAGCTTGCGATCGAACGAGCCCGGTCCAACCTGCGTCCGGATGAGCCAGGTTCCGCGAATCGCCAGGTGGCAGTGGCCGATGCGCTGCTGCGTGCCGGGAAGGTTGACGATTCCATTCCGCACTACGAGAACGCAATCGAGCAATCGCCTGACATGCAGCCATACCTTTGGCAGTACGGCATCGCTTTGTTCTTCGCCGGGCGTTTCGAAGACGGACGGGAATTGTTCGAAGCCCATCGACGTGTGAATCCCAACGATGTTGAAAACGCAGCCTGGCACTTCCTCTGCGAAGCCAAGGCCAACGGCATCGACTCCGCTCGAAAGTTGCTGTTGCCTGCACCGGGAGACCGACGGGTCCCGATGTCTGAAATCCTTGACCGGCTGCCAGGAGGCGACACTGACGCCATCGAAGCCGCCGTGGAGGCGATCGACCATCCAGGGTCAAAGCAATCCGCTCGCTTCTATGCGGATCTCTACCTGGGGATGATCGCCGATGCGGAGGACCAACCAGTTGCCGCGGAGCGATTCATGAAGCGAGCCGCCGCCGCACCGCTGGCACATTACATGGCGGATGTGGCTCGTGTTTACGCGAAACACCTGCCGGATTCGACCAAGCCCGAAGTACGCTGACAATCACGCGACCGCCGTGGGGTCACGATCCCTGCGAACCATCCGGGCTCGACACCGCGGGAATCACATCGTCCAAGCGATGGCCGCAGCGATCACAATGGACGGCGCCCGCTCGGTGATTCGACAAACCACATTGCGAACACAGATGACGCTCCGTCGTCGTCACCAGCTTGCTCGACAGTTCCGCGCTGACAAATCCAGTTGGCACGATGATCAGCGAATACCCGAGCAGGATCAATGCGGCAGAGATGATCTTTCCGATTGTCGTGTGTGGCACCACATCGCCGTAGCCCACCGTGGTCATCGTCACGATCGCCCAGTACATCGACTGCGGAATGGAGGTGAAATCACTTTCATGGGATGATCCCATCAGCACTGTTTCGATCTGGTACATCAACGTGCCGCTGATCGTGACCGCGACCAAAACGACAGCCAAAAAGACAATGATCTTTTCGCGTGATTTCCAAACCGCATCCGCGAGCTCATCGGCCTGGCTCATCATTCGCCAAAGCTTCAGGACCCGAAAGACTCGCAGCAGCCGAACGCTGCGAAGAATGACAAATGACTTGGCGGAATACTCGACGAACAGAGCCAAGTAGCTCGGCAAAATGCTGAGCAAGTCCACGATCCCCCAAAAGCTGAACGCGTACTTCAGCGGGTGACGCACGCAGTACAGTCGGAGTGCATACTCAATGGTGAACAAGATGGTGAGAAACCATTCCAACACCCAAAACCAGGTTGCGAGCGTGCTGACTGGCGTCTCAGACTTGGGGTCACGTTGCAGGCCATACTCAGGGACCGTTTCCAAAGACACCAACACGATGCTGGCAATGATCGCGACCAACAACGCGATGTCAAAACCACGACCAAGCGTTGAGTCGGCTTCGAAGATCACATCGTAAAGCGTCTGCCGGACACCGGGTTCGGCGGGACGCTGGATCAATCGACGCCGCA
Protein-coding regions in this window:
- a CDS encoding NUDIX hydrolase produces the protein MKKKPSAATVKKTAKKSASRKSAKKSSRESTRKSHPAAHQASGNDAKKSASKTVKKSVKKKAAKKSAVKSVRKASPKPSRRSQEPIEQAFRYCPSCQTPSEHLGAIPFRCGECGFAFFFGPVAAVGGLIVNEAQELLLVRRARDPGKGQWGLPGGFVDRGESIEEALRREVIEETQLKVTELTLLTTGPNTYTYAGVTADVIDLFFVCKVPTNAKIQLEPTELSEFKWCVPTKRELNNMAFPSNRIAVEQWLQERKQASK
- a CDS encoding metal ABC transporter solute-binding protein, Zn/Mn family; this translates as MNSAISTEHSPRASTRSSASRWATVLMAGTMLILAFAATEGCTNSSGKPKSGKLQVLATTAMVGDVVKAVGGDAIEVTVLLGPGVDPHLYKTTRDDVAQILDADVVFYSGLMLEGKMSDTFAKVGKSKPVFAVTEDLDHDKLLSDSQQTGHPDPHVWFDVELWSLTANQVAEVLGEQLPEHLDTFAMNSSNYQSDLRDLAADAKAALATIPEDQRILITSHDAFGYLGRAYGIEVMGVQGISTDSEAGLQRINELVDLIVEKQVPAVFVETSVNGKSIQALIDGARSRGHAVKIGGELFSDAAGEAGTYEGTYPGMIDHNVTLITRALGGEAPENGLRGKLSMDAETTAETSNVPN
- a CDS encoding metal ABC transporter ATP-binding protein; this translates as MSSSAIPVEPSVPNGSASSGAGDTSSAIALKVDDLTVAYHRKPVIWDVELEIPAGNLVGIVGPNGAGKSTLLKAAMDLIPRASGRVEFFGQPYSKSRSRVGYVPQRESVDWDFPVDALDVVTMGLYRQLGWCMPVRKKHRDMAREALARVGIADLAHRQISQLSGGQQQRTFLARALVQNADLYLMDEPLAAVDAATEAAIIDLLRQMRTDGKTAVVIHHDLQSVPDYFDYVVLLNMRVVASGKTEDVFTSENLQKTYGGRLTLLDEATEAMRRRERSI
- a CDS encoding metal ABC transporter permease, which produces MPEHLWRVISLQDHNTRVVIFGAAMLGLAAGLVGCFTLLRRRALVGDALAHAALPGIAIAFLWVTAMGGNGRSLPVLLAGATVSGMFGIASILIIRRGTRIKEDAALGIVLSVFFGLGLELLGIAQQMKNGNKAGLESFIYGKTASMVESDAWLIAIASLICVVVCVGLLKEFKLLCFDEAFAGSRGYPVVLLDAALMSVVVVITIIGLQAVGLVLVIALLVIPAASARFWTDRLVWMMVLSSAIGMMGCLVGAAASAMLPRLPSGAMIVLTTGIGFLISFLIGARRGLLIRMWRRRSLNASIDRQHLLRELYELFETDPNRLSVSWDELVQARSWSSKRLRKILEQASSDGWVSENITKMEFALTERGESEARRLTRRHRLWELYLIHHADIAPQRVDRDADAIEHVLEPETVAELESLLNAELGERRMPTDPHASSAEGAKA
- a CDS encoding metal ABC transporter permease → MIGWADSTSFWTVEWNWALDGWIVAAGMLCAVASSLLGCFLVLRRMSLLGDAISHAVLPGLAAAFLISGSRSSGWMFLGAVIVGVLTALLSDWIHVRGEVDEGASMGVVFTTLFAAGLIMIVLAADRVDLDPGCVLYGAIESTPLDTWVIPIPILGPTDIPRVVVVLSIVTLINAAFVGLFFKELKMATFDAELATSSGFSAKAIHYVLMTLVAVTAVASFESVGNILVVAMLVVPAATAYLLTDRLGVMILLACVIGAASAWGGHVAAVEIPTWFGFRSTTTAGMMAVATGFAFTLAVVGSPRRGLIPQWIRKQWLRWTILTDDVLALLYRMEEKTLDERPIADAMAMQADLNAWMAGVLLTNRFAIKSAVKYHAWRGRIETAQAVSTTATAETANTADRSKVLVPKLTGVGRSEAESLVRSHRLWEQYLVTQVDSEGSRIHQQAHQLEHFTDRQLQDQLDHQTDSPEKDPHGSPIPSANDQHP
- a CDS encoding tetratricopeptide repeat protein, producing the protein MSASLESHSSSTDQHFFRTSVLTKWMLAAALCLLTAIAYLPAIQGGFIWDDDDYVTENPTLHTFDGLVAIWTDPSATPQYYPVVHSSFWIENHLWGLNPMGYHLVNVLVHCISALLLWRVLSRFSVPGAYVAALLFAVHPMHVESVAWITERKNVLSGMFTLLTILCWLRYWDFTKSESDAETTPRNRRWYALALLCFIAALLSKTVASTLPAALLVMIWWKRGTLRIKDFVALIPFFVIGIGMGLLTVWLEKVQVGASGMDWELSPWQRVLIAGRALWFYAGKLVWPTELIFTYPRWEIDVTSWWQNAFPIAAIAVMITLFVMRHRLGRGPIAAVCLYAGTLFPALGFFDVYPMRFSFVADHFAYMASVPLIALVVGVVATWLQTKDQDEEEFGLGRHLPKLMAAGAALLLATVSFSQATIYSGLEVLWRDTLAKNPNSFMAHNNLGALLNRRGDYLEAETHLRRALEIKPTFADSVINLAQARQNLGDLEEALSLYTRATELNPGLAEAYNGLGASQGMMGDFDAAEASLNHAIEIDPGYANSYGNLATLRSSQGRNEEAIELFQTAVQLAPERLDHRTNLARVLMSVQRWEDASAVWQGILDQSPEDVSAILNLGVIAANQQRTEDAIGYFERVLAIVPNHLSATYNMGAMHDALGNTAEAEQYFRRAERLQPSVP